The following are encoded in a window of Gloeothece citriformis PCC 7424 genomic DNA:
- a CDS encoding non-ribosomal peptide synthetase yields the protein MLNNCIHHLFEIQVEKTPDAVAVAFEKKQLTYQELNTKANQLAYYLQTLGVKPETLVGLCVDRSLEMIIGMLGILKAGGAYVPLDPVYPQERLSYMVQDSGMAVLVTGEKWSNLITNYNGIVVCLNSQWRDIAQYSSNNLINTVKPNNLAYIIYTSGSTGKPKGVMIEHQSLVNYTQLIIEQYQLVKGDRALQFASISFDVAAEEIYSSLCSGATLVLRTEEMLSSIPLLVKKSEELAINVWNFPTAYWHLLVKELINHKIVLPKSLRLVIIGGEKAQAEAVKQWLKTVGTFPQLINIYGPTETTIAATICNLSELTESQLNRSEIPIGKSIGNNIQVYVLDDNLKILPTEAEGEIYISGVGVARGYLNRPKLTAEKFIQSPFNSSERLYKTGDLGLYLSDGNFEYRGRIDYQVKLNGFRIELGEIETVLLQHPQVSQTIVIDREDSLGNKSLVAYIVAYLAEKNLTTNLQDYLKNKIPSYMIPGNFVVLENLPLTINGKVDRKALPIPDFTQTDRKIVAPRNPQEETLAQIWSQVFGLGQIGINENFFQLGGHSLIAVQILSRIRNTFKIEISLENLLNNPTVSELVQVITQHQKNQQKSRFTEIKSISREGELPVSFAQERVYFIEQLSPSVTAYQFQEILQIKGYLDIAILEKSLTEILRRHEIFRTTFPTVNGKLVQVIHPPQPVKLPVINLQNFSEEEQTEKVQRLTEQSIHKPFNISQLPLIHWTLLKLSDQEWTLIHVEHHMVHDGWSFNLFLKELITLYQAFSEGKPSPLNEPSLQFVDFAHWQREWVKTEAAQAQLDYWHKKLTGMPPLLELPYDRPRPTEQTYSGGMIRVDLPLDMCKSLRSLGRQEGVTLFMSMFAVFLSQIYRYTGQEDICVGSGVANRRLRQTESLIGMIVNNIVLRTDVSGNPTFRELLNRVRQVTLEGYANEDLPFDKVVEVLKPVRHLSYNPLFQVMFSFHDAQLPDLNLPGLSIKQNESVSNSSAKFDLDIVVIPRYEQRISRHSTTQIKDNETEGITMVWEYNSDLFDHATIERMITDYQTLLREILANPYQRLSQYSLLEEEQKHQLLVAWNQTDTKYPAVQTIHQLFEEQVRKNPQLIAVVCDQEQLNYQQLNEKANQLAHYLRTLGVKADDLVGICLDKSLEMIIGILGILKAGGAYLSLDPAYPTERLDYMITDAKVSLVVTLEKYAHLTNNQAVKWVCLDSQKEIIDKQNTTNLEAEIEPKNLVYIIYTSGSTGQPKGVLIEHRSLINFTQSAINQYQITAQDKVLQFASINFDATAEEIYPCLSSGGTLVLRTEEMMKSVADFIGESQKKGITIWDLPTAYWHLLVTEIVQENLSLPPSLRLIILGGERVLPERVKMWQEYVGYYPQLVNSYGPTEATVVSTLYYLPDTPVKGGEIPIGKPINNVQVYILDHYLQPMPVGVPGELYLGGLGIARGYLNRPELTAEKFIDNPFKAGDKLYRTGDLVRYQRDGNLEFLGRIDSQVKIRGFRIELTEIEAILNHYSLIKQAVVIAREDHLKNKQLVAYLLGNQKGITLEEIRYYLKEKLPAYMIPSVFIFLDKIPMTPNGKVDYKALPIPDKILSETEDFAAPTSETEKQLATIWAEVLRLEKVGIHDNFFELGGDSIISIQMISKANQMGLQLSPKQLFQYQTIAELATVTGTSQKNEANQSIVTGIVPLTPIQCWFFEQNLAEAHFFNQSALIEVPATIDPDLLKEVLQKLLSHHDALRLRYEEKNGQIQQINDGLKETVPLSIIDLSQLSPNDQTAAINRYDSELQRSLNLTSGELVKVTLFKLGNQQPSQLLIIIHHLAVDGISWRILLEDLTTAYQQISQGQAIKLPRKTTSFQDWSKQLVSYSQSEKLKEELGYWLSQIQTEIQPLPVDYQPEEKVNLLSSAKAINLFLTEEETRGLLQDVPSAYNTQINDVLLTALVESFSQWTGENALLVDLEGHGREDLFDDVDLSRTVGWFTTLFPVRLERSQTSQPQETLKSVKEQLCHLPNHGISYGILRYLSKDREVIYNCKQVTKPQVSFNYLGQFDRVLSATGVLGTVKEWKSDHSSLGDRSHLIEVSGLIRSHQLEIQFVYSENIHRRETIEQLANQFMRILRNLIIHCQGVETKGYTPSDFAAAQISQQQLDKFLNKISQKQSKKK from the coding sequence ATGCTCAACAACTGTATTCATCATTTATTTGAAATCCAAGTAGAAAAAACACCTGATGCCGTAGCAGTAGCTTTTGAAAAAAAACAATTAACCTACCAAGAATTAAATACAAAAGCGAATCAATTGGCTTATTATTTACAAACATTAGGAGTAAAACCAGAGACATTAGTGGGATTGTGTGTAGATCGCTCTTTAGAAATGATTATTGGAATGCTTGGCATTCTTAAAGCCGGAGGCGCTTATGTTCCCCTTGATCCAGTTTATCCCCAGGAAAGATTAAGCTACATGGTGCAAGATTCCGGGATGGCCGTGTTAGTAACTGGAGAAAAATGGTCTAATTTAATTACCAATTATAACGGAATAGTTGTTTGTTTAAATAGTCAGTGGCGAGACATTGCTCAATATAGTTCAAATAATTTAATTAATACAGTAAAACCTAATAATTTAGCCTACATTATTTATACATCAGGCTCAACAGGAAAACCTAAAGGGGTGATGATTGAACATCAATCTTTAGTAAACTATACCCAGTTAATTATTGAACAATATCAACTTGTTAAAGGCGATCGCGCTCTTCAGTTTGCTTCTATTAGTTTTGATGTAGCCGCCGAAGAAATTTATTCTAGTCTTTGTTCTGGTGCAACTTTAGTCTTACGGACTGAAGAAATGCTCAGTTCTATCCCCTTACTTGTCAAAAAATCTGAAGAATTAGCCATCAATGTCTGGAATTTCCCCACCGCTTACTGGCATTTATTAGTTAAGGAATTAATTAACCATAAAATCGTCTTGCCTAAGAGTTTACGATTAGTTATTATTGGGGGAGAAAAAGCTCAAGCTGAAGCGGTAAAACAGTGGTTAAAGACGGTGGGAACTTTCCCCCAGTTAATCAATATTTATGGTCCAACTGAAACAACAATTGCAGCGACAATTTGTAACCTATCAGAACTGACAGAAAGCCAACTGAACAGGTCAGAAATTCCCATTGGCAAAAGCATAGGAAACAATATTCAAGTTTATGTTTTAGATGACAATCTAAAAATTCTACCTACTGAAGCAGAAGGGGAAATTTATATAAGTGGTGTAGGGGTTGCTAGAGGCTATTTAAACCGTCCAAAATTAACCGCCGAAAAATTTATTCAATCTCCTTTTAACTCTTCAGAAAGATTATATAAAACAGGGGATTTAGGTCTATATTTAAGCGACGGGAATTTTGAGTATCGGGGACGAATTGATTATCAAGTCAAACTTAACGGGTTTCGGATTGAATTAGGAGAAATAGAAACGGTTTTATTACAACATCCACAAGTATCTCAAACCATTGTTATTGACCGGGAAGATTCTTTAGGAAATAAAAGCTTAGTTGCTTATATTGTTGCCTATTTGGCTGAGAAAAATTTAACAACAAACTTGCAAGATTACCTAAAAAATAAGATCCCTAGCTATATGATTCCTGGGAATTTTGTGGTATTAGAAAACTTGCCCCTTACCATAAATGGAAAAGTCGATCGCAAAGCTTTACCAATACCTGATTTTACCCAAACTGATAGAAAAATAGTTGCCCCTCGTAATCCTCAAGAAGAAACCTTAGCACAAATTTGGTCTCAAGTATTTGGATTAGGGCAAATAGGAATTAATGAGAACTTCTTCCAATTAGGGGGACATTCTCTGATAGCTGTACAAATTTTATCGAGAATTCGAAATACTTTTAAAATAGAAATTTCTTTAGAAAATCTTTTAAATAACCCAACTGTTAGTGAATTAGTTCAAGTCATTACTCAACACCAAAAAAACCAGCAAAAATCAAGATTTACTGAAATTAAGTCTATTTCTAGAGAGGGAGAATTACCCGTTTCTTTTGCTCAAGAACGGGTTTATTTTATTGAACAGTTATCCCCCTCAGTAACCGCCTATCAATTTCAAGAAATATTACAGATTAAGGGATATTTAGATATTGCCATACTAGAAAAAAGCTTAACAGAAATTTTACGCCGCCATGAAATATTCCGCACGACATTCCCTACAGTCAACGGAAAATTAGTACAAGTAATTCACCCACCTCAACCAGTTAAGTTACCCGTAATCAACTTGCAAAATTTTTCGGAAGAAGAACAAACAGAAAAAGTACAAAGATTGACTGAGCAATCAATTCATAAACCTTTTAATATCAGCCAATTACCGTTAATTCATTGGACATTATTAAAACTAAGCGATCAAGAATGGACTCTAATCCATGTAGAACATCATATGGTACATGATGGCTGGTCATTTAATTTATTTTTAAAGGAATTAATTACCCTCTATCAAGCTTTTTCAGAAGGAAAACCTTCCCCTTTAAATGAACCTTCATTACAATTTGTAGACTTTGCTCATTGGCAACGAGAATGGGTGAAAACTGAAGCAGCACAAGCTCAACTGGACTATTGGCATAAAAAATTAACCGGGATGCCACCCCTTTTAGAATTACCCTACGATCGCCCACGCCCAACAGAACAAACATACTCAGGGGGAATGATTCGAGTTGATCTCCCTTTAGATATGTGCAAATCCCTGAGATCCCTAGGTCGTCAAGAAGGGGTGACACTATTTATGAGTATGTTTGCCGTGTTTTTAAGCCAAATTTATCGCTATACAGGGCAAGAAGATATATGTGTAGGATCAGGGGTTGCTAACCGACGGTTACGGCAAACTGAGTCATTAATTGGCATGATTGTCAATAATATTGTCCTTCGCACCGATGTTTCAGGTAATCCTACTTTTCGAGAATTATTAAACAGAGTTCGTCAAGTTACCTTAGAAGGTTATGCTAATGAAGACTTGCCTTTTGATAAAGTTGTTGAAGTTTTAAAACCGGTTCGCCACTTAAGTTATAATCCCTTATTTCAGGTCATGTTTAGTTTTCATGATGCTCAATTACCTGACCTCAATTTACCTGGATTAAGTATTAAACAAAATGAGTCTGTTAGCAATTCTTCTGCTAAGTTTGACCTTGATATTGTAGTAATTCCCCGTTATGAACAACGGATCAGCCGTCATTCTACTACCCAAATCAAAGATAATGAAACTGAAGGCATTACAATGGTTTGGGAATACAATAGCGATCTATTTGATCACGCTACCATTGAAAGAATGATCACGGATTATCAAACCCTTTTAAGGGAAATTTTAGCTAATCCCTATCAACGTCTTTCTCAATATTCTTTATTAGAAGAGGAGCAAAAACATCAGTTATTAGTTGCCTGGAATCAAACTGATACTAAGTATCCTGCTGTTCAAACCATTCATCAACTTTTTGAGGAACAAGTCAGAAAAAATCCGCAACTGATCGCCGTTGTTTGTGATCAGGAGCAACTCAACTATCAACAATTAAATGAAAAAGCTAATCAACTAGCTCATTATTTGCGAACTTTAGGGGTTAAAGCAGATGATTTAGTAGGGATTTGTTTAGACAAATCTCTAGAAATGATCATCGGAATTTTGGGCATACTCAAAGCAGGAGGTGCTTATTTATCTCTTGATCCTGCTTACCCGACAGAAAGATTAGATTATATGATAACAGATGCTAAGGTTTCTCTTGTTGTCACCTTAGAAAAATATGCTCATTTAACTAATAATCAAGCAGTAAAATGGGTTTGTTTAGATAGCCAAAAAGAGATTATTGACAAACAAAATACCACTAATCTTGAGGCAGAAATTGAACCTAAAAACCTTGTCTATATTATCTATACATCAGGTTCGACAGGACAGCCAAAAGGAGTTTTAATTGAGCATAGATCTTTAATTAACTTTACTCAAAGTGCTATTAATCAATATCAAATAACTGCTCAAGATAAAGTTTTACAATTTGCCTCCATCAATTTTGATGCGACAGCAGAAGAAATTTATCCCTGTTTAAGTTCTGGCGGTACTCTTGTTCTTAGAACAGAAGAAATGATGAAATCTGTCGCTGACTTTATTGGAGAATCTCAAAAAAAAGGGATTACAATTTGGGATTTACCCACCGCCTACTGGCATTTATTAGTCACAGAAATAGTGCAGGAAAATCTATCTTTACCCCCCTCATTACGGTTAATCATTCTAGGTGGTGAAAGAGTCTTACCAGAACGGGTAAAAATGTGGCAGGAATACGTGGGTTATTATCCCCAATTAGTTAATAGTTATGGGCCTACTGAAGCCACCGTTGTTTCTACCCTTTACTATCTCCCTGATACCCCTGTTAAGGGAGGGGAAATTCCCATCGGTAAACCCATCAATAATGTTCAGGTTTATATTTTAGATCACTATTTACAACCCATGCCGGTTGGTGTCCCTGGGGAACTTTATCTAGGGGGATTAGGCATTGCTAGAGGTTACTTAAACCGCCCTGAATTAACCGCCGAAAAATTCATTGATAATCCTTTTAAAGCCGGCGATAAACTCTACAGAACAGGGGATTTAGTCCGTTATCAACGAGATGGTAATTTAGAATTTTTAGGACGGATTGACTCTCAAGTAAAAATTAGGGGTTTCCGAATTGAACTAACCGAAATTGAAGCCATTTTAAATCACTATTCTCTAATCAAGCAAGCAGTAGTCATCGCTAGGGAAGATCATCTAAAAAATAAACAATTAGTAGCCTATTTACTAGGGAATCAAAAGGGAATCACCCTTGAAGAAATTCGCTATTACCTTAAAGAGAAATTACCCGCCTATATGATTCCCTCCGTCTTTATTTTCTTAGATAAGATTCCCATGACTCCCAATGGTAAAGTTGATTATAAAGCTTTACCCATTCCTGATAAAATTTTGTCTGAGACTGAGGATTTTGCAGCGCCTACAAGCGAAACTGAAAAACAATTAGCAACCATTTGGGCTGAAGTTTTAAGACTAGAAAAAGTAGGCATTCATGACAATTTTTTTGAACTAGGGGGGGATTCAATTATTAGTATCCAGATGATTTCTAAAGCGAATCAGATGGGGTTACAGTTAAGTCCTAAACAACTTTTTCAGTATCAAACTATTGCGGAATTAGCCACTGTTACTGGAACAAGTCAAAAAAATGAAGCTAATCAAAGTATTGTCACAGGAATTGTCCCCTTAACGCCTATTCAGTGCTGGTTTTTTGAGCAAAATTTAGCTGAGGCGCACTTTTTTAATCAATCCGCTTTAATAGAAGTACCGGCAACCATAGACCCAGATTTATTAAAAGAGGTTTTACAGAAATTACTCAGTCATCATGATGCTTTAAGGTTACGTTATGAAGAAAAAAATGGTCAGATTCAGCAAATAAATGATGGACTAAAAGAAACTGTTCCCTTAAGCATTATTGACTTATCCCAACTTTCTCCCAACGACCAAACAGCCGCGATTAACCGTTATGATTCTGAGTTACAACGTAGCTTAAATTTAACTTCAGGAGAACTTGTTAAAGTTACCCTATTTAAGTTAGGTAATCAACAACCAAGTCAGTTACTAATCATCATTCATCATTTAGCTGTAGATGGTATTTCTTGGCGGATTTTGCTGGAAGATTTAACCACTGCTTATCAACAAATTAGTCAAGGTCAAGCCATTAAATTACCGCGCAAAACCACTTCTTTTCAAGATTGGTCAAAACAGTTAGTTAGCTATAGTCAATCGGAAAAATTAAAAGAAGAATTAGGTTATTGGCTATCTCAAATACAAACAGAAATACAGCCTTTACCGGTAGATTATCAACCTGAAGAAAAGGTAAACTTATTAAGTTCAGCTAAAGCCATCAACTTGTTTTTAACTGAAGAAGAAACGCGAGGATTATTACAAGATGTTCCCAGTGCTTACAATACTCAAATTAACGATGTTTTGTTAACTGCGTTAGTGGAAAGTTTTAGTCAATGGACGGGGGAAAATGCCTTATTAGTTGATTTAGAAGGACATGGACGGGAAGACTTATTTGATGATGTAGATTTATCTAGGACTGTCGGCTGGTTTACAACATTATTTCCTGTACGATTGGAACGGAGTCAAACAAGTCAACCCCAAGAAACATTAAAATCTGTTAAAGAACAATTATGTCATTTACCTAATCATGGTATTAGTTATGGTATCCTCAGATATCTATCTAAAGATAGAGAGGTAATCTATAACTGTAAACAGGTAACAAAACCTCAAGTCAGTTTTAATTACTTAGGTCAATTTGATCGGGTACTATCCGCTACTGGGGTTTTAGGAACGGTCAAAGAATGGAAATCAGATCACTCTTCTTTAGGCGATCGGAGTCATCTTATAGAAGTTAGTGGTCTTATTCGCTCTCACCAATTAGAAATTCAATTTGTTTACAGTGAAAATATTCATCGTCGAGAAACTATTGAACAACTCGCCAATCAATTTATGAGAATTTTGAGAAATTTGATTATTCATTGTCAAGGGGTTGAAACGAAAGGTTACACGCCTTCTGACTTTGCCGCCGCTCAAATTAGTCAACAACAGCTTGACAAATTTCTGAACAAAATAAGTCAAAAACAATCGAAAAAAAAATAG
- a CDS encoding non-ribosomal peptide synthetase: MNNIEDLYELSPMQQGMLFHSLYSPESEVYFEQLICILKGKLNLSAFQKAWEKIVDRHPVLRSSFYWEEIEKPLQMVNRQIELSWNIYDWQNWDQGQQQSQLETFLKQDRAKGIALDEAPLMRFTLIQLDRDIYQFIWSHHHILFDGWSMQIILQEVFDLYEAYQKGKFLTLKPCYPYRDYIQWLQQQDNSKAQKFWQNQLQGFEAETPIEIDKLPGQKTSQVAYHQIPFKFPLEISQKLESLAQKNRLTLNNIVQGAWGLLLSRYSGESDVIFGATVSVRPSNLPDVDKRVGLFINTLPIRLKISDQMALIPWLKQLQSQQIEQEQYAYYSLADIQKNSDILSGKPLFESLLVFENYPQDSAEKETNKTLKITNINCFERTNYPITIVVNPDSELSGRIIYDSSRFASEPIELMIGHFQNLLTEFALKPEQFLCKFSLLTQAEEKELISAEQKNQAQIKNINYQCIHHLFEQQVIKTPDAIALIYKNQKLTYKELNTHANQLAHYLQYLGVKLEDKIGVCIERSPLMIIAILAILKVGGAYVPLDPGYPSERLAFMIKDAQSPIILTQKHLLTQLFQDDHQLLIDIESEWDSIAQYSSDNLTCEVSLENLAYIIYTSGSTGTPKGTEIPHRSFLGFMFGVDYIQLDANVIWLQHSSISWDAAILELWPPLLYGGCCVLYPGNIVTPEKLSKIIQNEKINTLWLTAALFNLMIDTQPESLLGIKQLLVGGESLSVNYISQALELLPETKIINGYGPSECTVFTCCYPIDRKLDKKITSIPIGQPIGDRIVYLLDRNLHRVPVGVPGEIYIGGASVARGYLNQPILTQENFIPNPFIPGDILYRTGDIGRRLPNGNLEFVGRINNQIKIRGFRIELEEIETVLGKHSGIKQAVVTLGKNSLGEKSLVAYIMAKNSQLTPQTVRDFLREKLPDYMIPNAFVFLDAFPLNPNGKINRRNLPDPDTQQRQTWVEFVEPRTEIEQQIAAIWLKILGLNQVGIYDNFFELGGHSLLVTQVISRLKETFEIEFSFRYFFDNPTITQLAEQVIIQQLEQSEVDELEQILEEIDQLSEEEVVEQLFI, translated from the coding sequence ATGAACAATATTGAAGACCTGTATGAGCTTTCGCCCATGCAGCAAGGAATGCTCTTCCATAGTCTTTATTCCCCTGAATCGGAAGTTTATTTTGAACAGCTAATTTGTATATTAAAAGGAAAATTAAATTTATCGGCTTTTCAAAAGGCTTGGGAAAAAATAGTAGATCGTCATCCTGTTTTACGGAGTTCTTTTTATTGGGAAGAAATAGAAAAACCCCTGCAAATGGTCAACCGTCAGATAGAATTATCTTGGAACATTTATGATTGGCAAAATTGGGATCAGGGTCAACAACAAAGTCAATTAGAAACCTTTTTAAAACAGGATAGAGCAAAAGGGATAGCTTTAGATGAAGCTCCTTTAATGCGTTTTACACTTATACAATTAGACAGGGATATTTATCAATTCATTTGGAGTCATCATCATATCTTATTTGATGGCTGGTCAATGCAAATTATTTTGCAAGAAGTTTTTGACTTATACGAAGCTTATCAAAAAGGCAAATTTTTAACTTTAAAACCTTGTTATCCTTATCGGGATTATATCCAATGGTTACAACAGCAGGACAATAGTAAAGCTCAAAAATTTTGGCAAAATCAATTGCAAGGTTTTGAAGCTGAAACCCCGATAGAAATTGATAAATTACCAGGCCAGAAAACCTCTCAAGTTGCCTATCATCAAATTCCCTTTAAATTCCCTTTAGAAATCTCACAAAAATTAGAATCTTTAGCTCAAAAAAATCGTTTGACCCTCAATAATATAGTGCAAGGAGCCTGGGGATTATTGCTGTCTCGCTACAGTGGAGAAAGTGACGTTATTTTTGGAGCTACAGTCTCAGTCCGTCCTAGTAATTTGCCAGATGTGGATAAAAGAGTTGGGTTATTTATTAATACCTTACCCATTCGCTTAAAAATTTCTGATCAGATGGCATTAATTCCTTGGCTGAAGCAATTACAATCTCAACAGATTGAACAAGAACAATATGCTTATTATTCTCTAGCAGACATTCAAAAAAATAGTGATATTTTGTCCGGTAAGCCTTTATTTGAAAGCCTTTTAGTATTTGAAAATTATCCTCAAGATTCTGCGGAAAAAGAAACAAACAAAACTTTAAAAATTACTAATATAAATTGTTTTGAAAGAACCAATTATCCTATAACCATTGTTGTCAACCCTGACTCAGAATTATCAGGACGAATTATCTATGATAGTAGTCGTTTTGCGTCCGAACCCATTGAGCTAATGATCGGACATTTTCAAAATTTATTAACAGAATTTGCCCTCAAACCAGAACAATTTTTATGTAAATTTTCTTTACTTACCCAAGCTGAAGAAAAAGAATTAATATCAGCCGAACAAAAAAATCAAGCTCAGATTAAAAACATTAACTATCAATGTATTCATCACTTATTTGAACAACAGGTTATTAAAACGCCTGATGCGATCGCCCTTATTTATAAAAACCAAAAGCTCACCTATAAAGAACTTAATACTCATGCTAATCAATTAGCCCATTATTTACAATATTTAGGGGTTAAATTAGAAGATAAAATAGGGGTTTGTATTGAGCGATCACCTTTAATGATAATCGCAATTTTAGCCATTCTCAAAGTCGGCGGTGCTTATGTTCCTTTAGACCCTGGTTATCCGTCAGAAAGATTGGCTTTTATGATTAAAGATGCTCAATCTCCTATCATTCTTACTCAAAAACATTTATTAACTCAACTGTTTCAAGATGACCATCAATTGCTGATAGATATTGAATCAGAATGGGACAGCATTGCTCAATATTCTTCAGATAACTTAACTTGTGAAGTCAGTCTAGAAAATTTAGCTTATATCATCTATACATCGGGTTCAACGGGAACTCCAAAAGGAACAGAAATTCCCCATCGTAGCTTTCTAGGTTTTATGTTTGGAGTAGATTATATTCAGCTAGATGCTAACGTAATTTGGCTTCAACATTCTTCAATATCTTGGGATGCTGCAATCTTAGAACTATGGCCGCCCTTGCTTTATGGAGGTTGTTGTGTGCTTTATCCGGGGAATATTGTTACTCCTGAAAAATTGAGTAAAATCATCCAAAATGAAAAAATTAATACCCTTTGGTTAACGGCTGCTTTATTTAATTTAATGATTGATACTCAGCCAGAATCGCTGTTAGGAATTAAACAGCTTTTAGTCGGGGGAGAATCTCTATCTGTTAATTATATTAGTCAGGCTTTAGAATTATTACCTGAAACAAAAATTATTAATGGTTATGGTCCATCAGAATGTACTGTATTTACCTGTTGTTATCCCATTGATCGAAAATTAGATAAAAAAATAACATCTATTCCCATTGGTCAACCTATTGGTGACCGGATAGTTTATTTACTTGATAGAAATTTACACAGAGTTCCTGTAGGAGTTCCAGGGGAAATTTATATCGGTGGGGCGAGTGTAGCACGAGGGTATTTAAATCAGCCAATATTAACTCAAGAAAATTTTATTCCTAATCCCTTTATTCCGGGAGATATTCTTTATAGAACAGGGGATATAGGCCGTCGTCTTCCTAATGGTAATTTAGAATTTGTAGGCAGGATAAATAATCAAATAAAAATTCGCGGTTTTCGGATTGAATTAGAAGAAATTGAGACAGTTTTAGGCAAACATTCCGGAATCAAACAAGCGGTAGTTACTTTAGGAAAAAATTCTCTAGGAGAAAAATCTTTAGTCGCCTATATCATGGCTAAAAATTCCCAATTAACTCCCCAAACAGTCCGAGATTTTCTCAGGGAAAAATTGCCAGATTATATGATTCCTAATGCCTTTGTCTTTTTAGACGCTTTTCCCCTCAATCCTAATGGTAAGATTAATCGGCGAAATTTACCAGATCCCGATACTCAGCAGAGACAAACCTGGGTAGAATTTGTTGAACCTCGCACAGAAATAGAGCAGCAAATAGCAGCGATTTGGTTAAAAATTCTTGGCTTAAATCAAGTGGGAATCTATGATAACTTTTTTGAACTAGGCGGACACTCTTTACTCGTTACTCAAGTTATTTCTCGCCTTAAAGAAACATTTGAGATAGAGTTTTCTTTCCGTTATTTTTTTGATAATCCGACCATTACTCAACTAGCTGAACAAGTCATTATCCAGCAACTTGAACAGTCAGAAGTTGATGAACTAGAGCAAATTTTAGAAGAAATCGATCAATTATCTGAAGAAGAAGTAGTTGAACAATTATTTATTTAA